One window of Candidatus Binatia bacterium genomic DNA carries:
- a CDS encoding ABC transporter ATP-binding protein, whose amino-acid sequence MIELIQLNKTFGAVTAVQNLSLVVHPGEVFACLGPNGAGKTTTIKMMMGLLRPTAGSVRLGGYDLADAPEAAKRLCGFVPDRPFLYDKLTGAEFLDFVAGLYGVEEHEAAVRRQQLLEQFDLAPWADELTESYSHGMKQRLALAAALIHDPQILVLDEPMVGLDPRGALLLKRLVRHLARRGATVFFSTHSLDVAEEIADRIGIIDQGRLIALGTLSELQRLAGSPSGADLEAIFLRLTTAERGSDVPLRARA is encoded by the coding sequence ATGATCGAGCTGATCCAGTTGAACAAGACATTTGGGGCGGTCACGGCGGTGCAGAACCTGAGCCTGGTGGTCCACCCAGGAGAAGTGTTTGCCTGCCTCGGCCCGAACGGCGCCGGGAAAACCACGACTATCAAAATGATGATGGGCTTATTGCGTCCGACGGCAGGCAGCGTGCGGTTGGGCGGGTACGACCTCGCTGACGCACCGGAGGCGGCCAAGCGCCTGTGCGGTTTTGTTCCCGACCGGCCGTTTCTCTACGACAAGCTGACCGGAGCGGAGTTTCTCGACTTTGTCGCTGGGCTCTATGGCGTCGAAGAACACGAGGCAGCGGTCCGGAGGCAACAGTTACTCGAACAATTCGACTTAGCGCCCTGGGCGGACGAACTGACGGAGAGCTACTCCCATGGAATGAAGCAACGGCTCGCGCTTGCCGCAGCGCTGATTCACGACCCGCAAATTCTCGTCCTCGATGAGCCGATGGTGGGCCTCGACCCCCGTGGCGCCTTGCTGCTGAAACGATTGGTTCGCCACCTTGCCCGACGGGGCGCAACGGTGTTTTTCTCCACACATAGCCTCGATGTGGCGGAAGAGATTGCCGATCGGATTGGCATCATCGATCAAGGACGGCTGATCGCCCTTGGCACACTTTCCGAACTCCAGCGCTTGGCGGGCTCACCTTCGGGAGCGGACCTGGAAGCCATTTTCTTGCGGCTCACAACAGCCGAACGCGGAAGCGACGTACCATTACGGGCGCGCGCATGA
- a CDS encoding ABC transporter ATP-binding protein/permease, translated as MKTDSWLSRWRAGKDGGAGEDGTYDVRLLLRLWQFIRPYRWWFTGAMITLPLATVFSLLQPYLLKLSIDRYVLAGASAGLMSMGLVYLGALLAESLFLYLEYYLTMVLAQRSLGDLRLRLFAHLQELDIGYFERNPVGRVVTRLTTDIDVINEMFSAGVMTLVTDFLTLLGIVAILIWIDWRLALVSLAVVPVLVVIVDFFRVRARRSYRLIRERVARLNAYLQEAVTGMALIQLFARENKAWADFDERNRAHRDANHWANIYEAALFSLIEAVASISFAAIVWYGGGEVIQGALAFGTLVAFIEYVQRFFAPIRDFSSKYAVMQSAMSAAERIFELLDTPTRQPQTGQTIVPVRKQGQVEFQNVWFAYRDDQWVLRQISFAVRPGERVALVGATGSGKSTVVKLLQRFYDVGRGAVLVDGVDVRHWDVHALRKHVGVVSQDVFLFSGTVAENIALGRADLSREQIERVARTVHVDTFVRQLPRGYDEPVGERGANLSLGQRQLLAYARALAQDPGVLVLDEATSAIDPQTEALVEDAVETVTRGRTVIVIAHRLATVERADRIIVLHRGEIREQGTHAELLRQGGLYAHLYELQRATALLDPSLCAAGAGSGR; from the coding sequence ATGAAAACAGATTCTTGGCTGTCGCGTTGGCGCGCAGGCAAAGACGGTGGCGCGGGCGAGGATGGGACATATGATGTCCGCCTGTTGTTGCGCCTGTGGCAGTTTATCCGCCCGTACCGCTGGTGGTTCACTGGCGCGATGATCACGTTGCCTCTCGCCACGGTCTTTTCGTTGCTGCAGCCATATCTGCTCAAGCTCAGCATCGACCGCTACGTGCTTGCTGGAGCAAGTGCCGGGCTGATGTCCATGGGCCTCGTCTATTTAGGGGCGCTGCTGGCCGAGTCGCTCTTCCTATATCTGGAGTACTATCTCACGATGGTGTTGGCGCAGCGCAGCTTGGGAGATTTGCGCCTGCGACTCTTCGCCCATTTGCAGGAGCTGGATATTGGCTATTTCGAGCGCAACCCGGTGGGTCGGGTGGTGACCCGACTGACGACCGACATCGACGTGATCAACGAGATGTTCTCCGCTGGCGTGATGACGTTAGTGACGGATTTTCTCACCCTCCTCGGCATCGTGGCGATCTTAATTTGGATCGATTGGCGCCTGGCGTTGGTGAGTCTCGCGGTGGTGCCTGTGTTGGTCGTAATTGTCGATTTTTTCCGCGTTCGCGCGCGTCGCAGCTACCGTTTGATCCGGGAACGCGTCGCACGCCTCAACGCCTACTTGCAGGAGGCAGTCACGGGGATGGCGCTGATTCAGCTTTTCGCACGCGAGAATAAGGCTTGGGCGGACTTTGACGAACGGAACCGCGCCCACCGCGACGCCAACCACTGGGCAAACATTTATGAGGCGGCGCTCTTCTCGCTCATCGAAGCCGTGGCTAGCATCTCCTTTGCTGCCATCGTTTGGTATGGCGGTGGCGAGGTCATCCAAGGGGCCTTGGCTTTTGGAACGTTGGTGGCGTTCATCGAATACGTTCAAAGATTCTTTGCTCCGATTCGCGATTTTTCCAGCAAGTATGCGGTGATGCAGTCGGCGATGTCCGCTGCGGAGCGGATTTTCGAACTCCTCGACACACCGACTCGACAGCCGCAGACTGGCCAGACAATCGTCCCGGTTCGAAAACAAGGGCAGGTCGAATTCCAGAATGTGTGGTTCGCTTACCGCGACGACCAATGGGTACTGCGGCAAATCTCGTTTGCTGTTCGCCCTGGGGAGCGCGTGGCGCTGGTCGGCGCCACTGGATCCGGCAAGAGCACCGTGGTGAAGCTGCTCCAGCGGTTCTACGATGTCGGGCGCGGTGCAGTGTTGGTTGACGGGGTCGATGTGCGCCATTGGGATGTGCATGCACTGCGGAAGCATGTGGGGGTAGTCAGCCAAGACGTCTTCCTGTTCTCCGGCACTGTGGCGGAAAATATTGCCCTGGGCCGCGCTGATCTTTCGCGCGAGCAAATTGAGCGAGTTGCCCGCACGGTGCATGTGGACACGTTTGTCCGCCAGCTCCCCCGTGGTTACGACGAACCCGTGGGCGAGCGCGGCGCAAATCTGTCGCTGGGCCAACGGCAACTGCTGGCCTACGCTCGTGCCCTGGCGCAGGACCCTGGTGTTCTCGTGCTCGACGAAGCCACTTCGGCCATCGACCCCCAAACCGAAGCGCTCGTGGAGGATGCCGTCGAAACCGTCACCCGCGGGCGCACGGTGATTGTTATTGCCCATCGCTTAGCGACGGTAGAACGCGCGGACCGTATAATCGTTTTGCACCGCGGGGAAATTCGTGAACAGGGCACCCATGCAGAACTTCTCAGGCAGGGTGGACTGTATGCGCACCTCTATGAGCTCCAGCGCGCCACAGCCTTGCTCGATCCGTCACTGTGTGCAGCCGGGGCTGGTTCCGGACGATAG
- a CDS encoding ABC transporter ATP-binding protein/permease, translated as MSRLWGYLRRYRGRYAAGALALLLTATMAMAIPYLLKRAVDSAALGHGAQVVQFALLVVVIAIAQAVARTFSRALIFNVGRDVEYDLRNDLFAHLLRLPVSYYRRNPTGDVMSRLVNDVTAVRMVLGPGVLNLINTPLYYAYGLAIMCQLDAWLTVLALSPYPVLLGVVKFLSRRLMEGTLRVQEGLAGLAALVQENVSGAHIVRAHAAEEIEIERFRKANDSFQSVSVELARIRGRLFPLMRLASGAGSLVVLWYGGYLVIRNQLTVGDLVAFLGYLNLLAWPTMALGWILSVFQRGRAAMRRLEEILSLEPTIAEAPRPISPREVRGEVEFRNVTFAYPGRERTPALRELNLRIPARALVAIVGRTGAGKTTLAALVPRLWDPISGTVHIDGHDLRSWPLSTLRRTVCVVPQDPFLFSATLRENIAFAAEHASDDEIWRAVRLAGLEQDLERLPRGLDTMVGERGVLLSGGQKQRVTLARALLSPAPIVVLDDPLSSVDAETERRILEGLLPVLRERTTILISHRLSTVRYADTIVVLERGRVVEVGRHDQLLMRGGTYAALFRQQELEEAIAAL; from the coding sequence ATGAGCCGATTGTGGGGATACTTGCGTCGCTATCGTGGCCGCTATGCGGCGGGCGCCCTTGCCCTATTGCTCACTGCAACAATGGCGATGGCGATTCCGTACCTGCTCAAGCGTGCGGTGGACTCTGCCGCATTGGGTCACGGAGCGCAAGTTGTGCAGTTCGCGTTGCTGGTTGTGGTCATTGCGATCGCACAAGCTGTGGCCCGCACGTTTTCGCGGGCGCTGATCTTCAATGTGGGGCGTGATGTCGAGTACGACCTCCGCAACGATCTCTTTGCTCATCTCCTGCGCTTGCCCGTGTCTTACTATCGTCGCAATCCGACAGGGGATGTCATGTCGCGCCTGGTGAACGACGTTACAGCCGTACGGATGGTTCTCGGTCCCGGTGTGCTGAACCTGATCAACACGCCGCTGTACTACGCGTACGGTCTTGCCATCATGTGCCAGCTCGACGCGTGGCTGACGGTACTGGCACTCTCACCATACCCGGTATTGCTGGGGGTGGTGAAGTTCTTGAGCCGCCGATTGATGGAGGGAACTCTCCGCGTTCAAGAGGGTTTGGCCGGACTTGCCGCACTCGTACAAGAGAATGTGAGCGGCGCCCACATCGTGCGTGCGCACGCCGCGGAGGAAATCGAGATCGAGCGCTTCCGCAAAGCCAACGACAGCTTTCAATCGGTCAGTGTGGAACTTGCGCGCATTCGCGGACGCCTCTTCCCGCTGATGCGGCTAGCCTCCGGAGCGGGATCGTTGGTGGTTCTCTGGTATGGGGGGTACCTGGTGATCCGCAACCAGCTCACGGTGGGGGATCTGGTTGCCTTTCTGGGTTACTTGAACCTGCTGGCTTGGCCAACGATGGCCCTGGGCTGGATTCTCTCAGTTTTCCAGCGCGGGCGGGCGGCGATGCGCCGTTTGGAAGAAATTCTGTCCCTCGAGCCGACGATTGCCGAAGCGCCACGCCCCATCTCGCCTCGGGAGGTCCGCGGGGAAGTGGAATTTCGTAACGTCACGTTTGCCTACCCTGGGCGAGAGCGCACCCCGGCGCTGCGCGAGCTAAACCTGCGGATCCCGGCGCGGGCCCTCGTTGCTATCGTGGGGCGAACGGGTGCAGGCAAAACGACGCTCGCTGCCCTAGTGCCGCGCCTCTGGGACCCAATCTCAGGCACCGTGCACATCGATGGGCACGACCTGCGGTCGTGGCCGCTTTCGACGCTGCGCCGAACCGTTTGCGTCGTCCCGCAGGATCCGTTTTTGTTCTCTGCAACCCTGCGGGAGAACATTGCGTTTGCGGCGGAGCACGCGAGCGACGACGAGATTTGGCGGGCGGTGCGTTTGGCCGGGCTCGAGCAGGATCTCGAGCGGTTGCCGCGCGGCCTGGACACAATGGTCGGTGAGCGCGGCGTGCTGCTTTCCGGTGGACAGAAGCAGCGCGTGACCCTGGCGCGGGCGCTGCTTTCACCGGCGCCGATTGTGGTGTTGGACGATCCTCTTTCGAGTGTCGACGCTGAGACCGAGCGGCGCATCCTGGAAGGGTTGCTGCCTGTGTTGCGCGAGCGGACGACAATCTTGATCTCGCACCGCCTCTCAACGGTGCGATACGCGGACACCATCGTTGTGTTGGAGCGCGGGCGCGTAGTGGAAGTGGGTCGTCACGACCAGCTCCTCATGCGGGGCGGCACCTACGCGGCATTGTTCCGCCAACAAGAGCTCGAAGAGGCAATTGCCGCACTATGA
- a CDS encoding FG-GAP-like repeat-containing protein, which produces MRKAEWLLIVTLVWPAATVLSGCPAKKPPATQEAVRVSGKVPRYTPARTGLPTSKIWKSQIAFGDINNDGFADLGAVSRLADGPWIWAGDGKGNWQDASAGLPRESFCGGGMDFGDVNRDGKMDVAIADHCKGVFVFLGDGTGRWTSASAGLPTIGCEDVALGDFNKDGCLDLVTVAASEEGVRAFTGNCKGVWRESSTGLAHSEWGNSVLMSDMNGDGNLDVVAAYSAGPRVWLGDGRGNWQEASAGMPAPEVHGLYWGVAVGDINGDGRPDVVATDQSRGPVVFLQTEAGGYVATDSRQCVGGANDGLYCSSSADCPGGSCATHVCKGVCVKGTRGSSCFTDDDCIDPSPPRPGREPEEPKCDLPKNVGQQCNAEGNPAQCVPGVCAPVQNGHGLPLMNALGVAVGDLNNDGKADLVVAGKTNTREIGGVYGVFAFLGDGKGNFTMLPESAGLPHDGRERTWGVGLADIDRDGVLDIGVAFGDVLPPTFRSGDLAPKPAKKPKERGWLGRLFGGGEKDQGKSGAATAAEAPKPPERGYFGSIEVWRGSLQ; this is translated from the coding sequence ATGAGGAAAGCGGAATGGTTGTTGATTGTGACATTAGTGTGGCCGGCCGCGACCGTGTTGAGCGGGTGCCCTGCAAAAAAGCCCCCGGCTACGCAGGAGGCGGTGCGTGTCTCCGGCAAGGTGCCGCGCTACACGCCGGCTCGCACTGGCCTGCCGACCTCAAAGATCTGGAAGAGCCAAATTGCATTTGGCGACATAAATAACGACGGCTTTGCCGACTTAGGCGCGGTATCACGCTTAGCCGACGGCCCTTGGATTTGGGCTGGCGATGGGAAGGGTAATTGGCAGGATGCGTCTGCGGGTTTGCCGCGCGAGTCGTTCTGCGGGGGCGGGATGGACTTCGGCGATGTGAACCGTGACGGCAAGATGGATGTCGCCATTGCCGACCATTGCAAGGGAGTGTTCGTATTCCTGGGCGACGGCACCGGTCGGTGGACCTCGGCCTCCGCAGGCTTGCCAACGATTGGCTGTGAGGACGTGGCGTTGGGCGACTTCAACAAGGACGGGTGCCTCGACCTCGTAACCGTTGCGGCTTCCGAAGAAGGGGTGCGGGCATTTACCGGCAATTGCAAAGGAGTCTGGCGAGAAAGCTCCACAGGGCTGGCGCACAGCGAGTGGGGCAACTCGGTCTTGATGAGTGACATGAACGGTGACGGTAACCTTGACGTCGTCGCTGCTTACTCTGCCGGCCCCCGGGTGTGGCTGGGAGATGGTCGCGGTAATTGGCAAGAAGCTTCGGCAGGCATGCCGGCTCCGGAAGTCCATGGGCTGTACTGGGGTGTCGCCGTAGGGGACATCAATGGCGACGGTCGTCCGGACGTTGTCGCCACAGATCAATCGCGTGGTCCGGTGGTATTCCTGCAAACGGAAGCCGGTGGCTATGTGGCAACTGACTCTCGGCAATGTGTGGGAGGAGCCAACGATGGCCTTTATTGCTCCTCGTCTGCCGACTGTCCGGGCGGTTCATGTGCGACGCACGTGTGTAAGGGCGTTTGTGTGAAAGGTACCCGTGGTTCTTCCTGTTTTACCGACGATGATTGCATCGACCCTTCGCCCCCACGCCCCGGACGCGAACCGGAAGAGCCGAAGTGTGATCTCCCAAAGAACGTGGGGCAGCAATGCAACGCGGAAGGGAACCCAGCTCAGTGCGTACCCGGCGTTTGCGCTCCGGTGCAGAACGGACATGGCTTGCCGTTGATGAACGCTTTGGGTGTCGCTGTCGGTGACCTCAACAACGACGGGAAGGCAGATTTGGTCGTGGCTGGGAAGACGAATACCCGTGAAATCGGTGGTGTGTACGGAGTGTTCGCTTTCTTAGGCGACGGGAAAGGGAATTTTACCATGCTTCCCGAATCGGCCGGGCTTCCCCATGATGGCCGCGAGCGCACCTGGGGGGTCGGCCTAGCGGACATCGATCGTGACGGCGTTCTCGACATTGGTGTAGCCTTTGGCGACGTCCTTCCACCCACATTCCGGTCTGGCGACCTGGCCCCGAAGCCAGCAAAGAAGCCTAAGGAGCGTGGTTGGTTGGGCCGCTTGTTTGGCGGCGGCGAAAAGGATCAGGGTAAAAGTGGGGCAGCCACGGCAGCCGAAGCCCCGAAACCGCCCGAGCGTGGCTACTTTGGTTCCATCGAAGTGTGGCGCGGCTCGCTCCAATAG